In one window of Coralliovum pocilloporae DNA:
- a CDS encoding mandelate racemase/muconate lactonizing enzyme family protein has translation MKIKRITVWQKTLPLSKPYWLSGGRLKFEALDSTILRIETDTGLSGWGEGCPWGHTYLPAFGGGIRAGLELLAPQLLGQQATAIDRLNQMMDVVLPGHPYIKSPIDIALWDLLGKHAELPVYTLLGGADGDHIDVNSSISTGTPDEMVSLIEEARAKGYRTHSAKLGGGHPQTDIDRIEAIEAALQPDEFVTYDINRAWTPAVAIEVMNSASARGWFEQPCETFDQCRHVRQHTTQPIMLDECMHSLQDHLDGWRYGACEGVKVKPNRLGGLTKSRQVRDFCTSVGWRMHIEDVGGTVLADTAAMHLALSTKAENRLASWLAHAHLIDDPAPDQGARNRDGKVVLPDKPGLDVEPDLDWLGEPVAVYGAV, from the coding sequence ATGAAGATCAAGCGCATCACTGTCTGGCAAAAAACCCTGCCCCTCTCAAAGCCCTATTGGCTGTCAGGTGGCCGCCTGAAATTTGAGGCGCTTGATTCAACAATTCTGCGGATTGAGACAGACACCGGGCTCTCTGGCTGGGGAGAGGGATGCCCCTGGGGTCACACCTATCTTCCCGCATTTGGCGGTGGCATCCGCGCAGGCCTTGAGCTCCTGGCACCTCAGCTTCTCGGCCAGCAGGCCACCGCAATAGACCGCCTCAACCAGATGATGGATGTTGTTCTCCCCGGACACCCTTACATCAAATCACCCATCGACATTGCCCTTTGGGATCTTCTCGGAAAGCACGCAGAACTGCCTGTCTACACGCTTCTCGGCGGGGCTGATGGCGACCATATCGATGTCAACAGCTCCATCTCCACCGGCACTCCGGATGAAATGGTCAGCCTGATTGAAGAGGCCCGCGCCAAAGGTTATCGCACTCATTCGGCAAAACTGGGCGGAGGCCACCCGCAAACCGATATCGACCGGATTGAAGCCATCGAGGCCGCTCTGCAGCCGGACGAGTTCGTCACCTATGATATCAACCGGGCCTGGACCCCGGCGGTCGCCATCGAAGTCATGAACAGCGCATCCGCTCGTGGCTGGTTTGAACAACCCTGCGAAACCTTCGACCAGTGTCGCCACGTTCGTCAGCACACCACGCAGCCGATCATGCTGGATGAATGCATGCACTCCCTGCAGGACCATCTGGACGGGTGGCGATATGGGGCCTGCGAAGGAGTCAAGGTCAAGCCCAACCGCCTGGGGGGATTGACGAAATCCCGACAGGTTCGCGATTTCTGCACCTCTGTCGGATGGCGGATGCATATTGAAGATGTTGGCGGCACAGTGCTGGCTGATACTGCTGCCATGCATCTCGCCCTTTCAACGAAGGCCGAAAATCGCCTCGCATCCTGGCTTGCCCATGCTCATCTGATAGACGATCCTGCACCAGATCAGGGCGCAAGAAACAGAGACGGCAAAGTCGTTCTGCCTGACAAGCCAGGCCTTGACGTCGAGCCTGATCTCGACTGGCTCGGGGAACCTGTCGCCGTTTATGGAGCTGTGTGA
- a CDS encoding mandelate racemase/muconate lactonizing enzyme family protein: MHLTAIDLYSVPLTSLETYYMADGKTCDTVESIVIRLTTDTGLEGWGEVCPIPHYLPAYAKGVAPAIQELAPILIGSDPVGPDALMARCDAHLQGHVYAKSALDMALWDLTAKAAGLPLYRLLGGRRAEAAPLYHSITCIAPDHMAAIARTAYQQGIRQFQVKLGASGGWSTDVERLKAVREAVGPGPIVYGDWNCGSTTFNAIRVGQAVRDDDIMLEQPCRTLEECAEVRKVTGLAMKIDESGHDTSSLLKARSLGCMDVVALKLSKFGGISALRRARDLCTDFGVMMVIEDTWGSDITTAAIAHMAVSTAPHLVLNTCDLSGYVTPHIASDGPQRDNAMLKPSERPGLGITPDTDVLGTPILSLS; this comes from the coding sequence ATGCATCTGACCGCAATTGATCTCTATTCAGTTCCACTCACCAGCCTTGAAACCTACTATATGGCGGATGGCAAGACCTGTGATACGGTTGAAAGCATCGTCATACGGCTGACAACCGATACCGGTCTTGAAGGCTGGGGCGAGGTCTGCCCGATCCCCCATTACTTACCTGCCTATGCAAAAGGTGTTGCACCAGCCATCCAGGAGCTTGCTCCGATATTGATCGGATCAGATCCCGTAGGCCCGGATGCTCTGATGGCTCGTTGTGATGCCCATCTGCAAGGACATGTCTATGCCAAGTCGGCGCTCGACATGGCTTTGTGGGATCTCACCGCAAAAGCTGCAGGGTTGCCGCTTTACCGGTTACTCGGCGGACGGCGGGCGGAAGCCGCACCGCTTTATCATTCCATTACCTGCATTGCACCGGACCACATGGCAGCGATTGCCCGCACCGCTTACCAGCAGGGTATCCGCCAGTTTCAGGTCAAACTCGGCGCGTCTGGCGGCTGGAGTACAGATGTTGAACGTCTGAAAGCTGTGAGAGAAGCAGTCGGCCCAGGCCCCATTGTTTATGGAGACTGGAACTGCGGCTCCACAACATTCAACGCAATCCGGGTCGGACAGGCCGTCCGGGATGATGATATCATGCTGGAACAGCCGTGCAGGACCCTTGAAGAATGTGCAGAAGTCCGCAAAGTCACCGGCCTTGCCATGAAAATTGATGAATCCGGCCACGATACCAGCTCTCTTCTGAAAGCCCGATCACTTGGCTGCATGGATGTGGTCGCACTGAAACTATCCAAGTTCGGCGGCATCAGCGCTCTGCGCAGGGCTCGCGACCTCTGTACCGATTTTGGCGTTATGATGGTCATCGAAGACACCTGGGGGTCTGACATCACCACCGCAGCAATCGCCCATATGGCGGTGTCCACCGCCCCTCATCTGGTTCTCAACACATGCGATCTGTCCGGTTATGTCACCCCGCATATCGCATCAGATGGTCCACAGCGCGACAACGCCATGCTGAAACCGTCCGAGCGCCCCGGTCTTGGCATCACACCGGATACCGATGTACTGGGCACCCCAATCCTGTCCCTGTCCTGA
- a CDS encoding aminotransferase class III-fold pyridoxal phosphate-dependent enzyme, which produces MEPASIHPLTHNQDPAWIQDMHVDHYIQSWSVQGKKPRVIAGAEGSWFWDTDGKRFLDFQSQLVNMNLGHQHPAIIQAIKDQADRLCYIGPAMGNDARSELAHLMAEVTPGNLTSTFFTTGGAAANENAMRLAKHYTGRQKIVARYRSYHGATSGALNATGDPRHHLGDSLPGIIRMLDAYPYRRESDGSGSDALYAGGPHLEELLMYENPNTVAAVILETIVGTNGILVPPDGYLRSIREVCDKHGILLILDEVMAGFGRTGKWFACDHWDVVPDILVTAKGLNSGYVPLGAMTVSEPIANWLKSHQFPGGLTYAGHPLACATGIASIKAYRDENIVERASESGAYLSQKLATLAEKHPSIGEIRGKGLFLGLELVKDRKTREPYVPFAAKGDAAAPMTELMGFAMKEGLYLSSFSNVIRLTPPLNISREDLDFAVDVLDRMLDLADAYYTG; this is translated from the coding sequence ATGGAACCCGCCAGCATCCACCCCCTCACCCACAATCAGGATCCCGCCTGGATTCAGGATATGCACGTGGACCACTACATCCAGAGTTGGTCTGTCCAGGGCAAGAAGCCCCGGGTCATTGCAGGCGCTGAAGGCAGTTGGTTCTGGGATACGGATGGCAAGCGCTTTCTCGATTTCCAGTCACAGCTGGTCAATATGAATCTCGGCCATCAGCATCCGGCCATCATTCAGGCAATCAAGGATCAGGCTGACAGGCTCTGTTATATCGGCCCGGCCATGGGCAATGACGCCCGCTCCGAGCTGGCGCATCTGATGGCAGAGGTAACACCGGGCAACCTGACCTCCACCTTCTTCACCACCGGAGGGGCCGCTGCCAACGAAAACGCCATGCGGCTGGCCAAACACTATACGGGCCGTCAGAAGATTGTCGCCCGCTATCGCTCCTATCATGGCGCGACCTCCGGCGCACTGAATGCGACAGGCGACCCCCGCCATCATCTGGGTGACAGCCTGCCGGGCATCATCCGCATGCTGGATGCTTATCCTTACAGACGCGAAAGTGACGGCAGCGGCTCGGACGCGCTCTATGCCGGGGGGCCGCATCTGGAAGAGCTTCTCATGTATGAGAACCCTAACACGGTCGCCGCTGTCATTCTTGAGACAATTGTCGGCACCAATGGCATTCTTGTGCCGCCGGATGGCTATCTCCGGTCTATTCGCGAGGTTTGCGACAAACACGGCATCCTGCTCATCCTCGATGAAGTGATGGCCGGGTTCGGACGCACCGGGAAATGGTTTGCCTGCGATCACTGGGATGTGGTGCCTGACATTCTGGTCACCGCCAAGGGCCTCAATTCCGGCTATGTACCGCTCGGGGCCATGACTGTTTCAGAACCGATTGCGAACTGGCTGAAATCTCATCAGTTCCCCGGTGGGCTGACCTATGCGGGTCACCCGCTGGCCTGTGCCACAGGTATTGCCTCTATCAAGGCCTATCGGGACGAGAATATTGTGGAACGAGCTTCAGAAAGCGGTGCTTATCTGTCCCAGAAACTCGCAACACTGGCCGAAAAACACCCCAGCATCGGTGAAATCCGTGGCAAGGGTCTGTTCCTTGGGCTTGAGTTGGTGAAAGACCGCAAGACGCGGGAACCCTATGTGCCATTCGCCGCCAAGGGCGACGCTGCAGCACCCATGACCGAATTGATGGGTTTTGCCATGAAAGAAGGTCTTTATCTCTCAAGCTTCTCCAATGTCATTCGCCTCACGCCACCTCTGAACATTTCCAGAGAGGATCTCGACTTTGCCGTCGACGTGCTGGACCGGATGCTGGATCTGGCGGACGCATATTATACGGGCTGA
- a CDS encoding VOC family protein — MTIGHFLWTDLSTYDLEAAQADYAQLFSWTFQRDGDYAFATLRGQEVAALFPMPPQLAKINMPSFWMSYVHVDDLEATVAKARLHDGVIIEVEPQAFSSDARIALVRDPSGAGFTLYEGPDITPQLHGPGSVEGRYHHVPSLDLIEPFYNDLFGWTFTRSAEQPWTVHDIRHPDGSVIAQVEEVPETIRGKYRYWMPCFTVRSTEETLTRLRARDGELSVDLTDGRLLVTDRQGAHFMVRPTGQSTPDKEENVRQAEPGKTGDIAWKALIGLAIIWLAALFDLQFIWGILFILWARPALTSGYIDLFEPVDRQARPVLYWAIMGTWLFFGVWLMLSPLLDTMISSSS, encoded by the coding sequence ATGACTATCGGGCACTTTCTCTGGACGGACCTGTCCACCTATGACTTAGAGGCTGCGCAGGCTGATTATGCGCAGCTGTTCTCCTGGACCTTCCAACGCGATGGCGACTATGCCTTTGCGACCTTGAGGGGACAGGAGGTGGCCGCCCTCTTTCCCATGCCGCCACAGCTGGCAAAGATCAATATGCCATCCTTCTGGATGTCCTATGTTCACGTGGACGACCTGGAAGCGACAGTGGCAAAAGCCCGCCTGCATGATGGTGTCATCATTGAAGTGGAGCCCCAGGCCTTCAGCTCTGACGCGCGTATCGCTTTGGTGCGCGACCCGTCAGGAGCCGGTTTCACACTCTATGAGGGGCCGGATATCACACCACAGCTCCACGGCCCCGGCTCAGTGGAAGGCCGCTATCATCACGTCCCGAGCCTTGATCTTATCGAGCCGTTCTACAATGACCTGTTTGGCTGGACGTTCACCCGAAGCGCCGAACAGCCCTGGACAGTCCACGACATCAGACACCCGGATGGCTCTGTGATTGCACAGGTGGAGGAAGTACCGGAGACGATCAGAGGCAAATATCGCTATTGGATGCCATGCTTCACGGTACGCTCCACCGAGGAAACACTAACCCGACTCCGCGCACGTGATGGTGAGCTCTCAGTAGATCTGACAGACGGGCGCCTGCTCGTTACCGATCGCCAGGGAGCCCATTTTATGGTGCGACCAACAGGTCAATCGACACCAGACAAGGAAGAGAATGTCCGCCAGGCTGAGCCCGGGAAAACGGGTGACATAGCCTGGAAAGCCCTTATAGGCCTTGCCATTATCTGGCTCGCTGCACTCTTTGATCTGCAGTTCATCTGGGGGATTCTCTTTATTCTCTGGGCAAGACCGGCGCTTACATCCGGTTATATCGACCTTTTCGAACCGGTGGACAGGCAGGCCAGGCCCGTTCTCTATTGGGCGATTATGGGAACCTGGCTTTTCTTCGGCGTCTGGCTGATGCTCTCACCGCTGCTTGACACAATGATCAGCTCATCATCCTGA
- a CDS encoding YHS domain-containing (seleno)protein: MKKTLVALGLAVAFTASAPALAYDITSTAPVNVTAAKIALQSHDPVAYFTVGKPVLGSEKYSAEHEGAIYRFSSADNLAKFKADPAKYAPQHGGFCRMGAALGLKLDGDPSLFRVDNGRLSVYSYPAALKGFSADVAGNGAKADSKWPGIKNKAPKDL, encoded by the coding sequence ATGAAAAAGACACTTGTTGCACTGGGCCTCGCCGTTGCCTTTACCGCATCTGCTCCTGCTCTGGCTTATGACATCACCTCAACTGCGCCGGTGAATGTCACTGCAGCCAAGATTGCTCTTCAGAGCCATGACCCTGTCGCCTATTTCACTGTGGGCAAGCCGGTTCTGGGTTCCGAGAAATATTCTGCTGAGCATGAAGGTGCGATCTACCGTTTCTCATCTGCAGACAACCTGGCAAAGTTCAAAGCTGATCCGGCTAAATATGCGCCTCAGCACGGCGGTTTCTGCCGCATGGGTGCCGCACTCGGCCTGAAGCTTGACGGCGACCCAAGCCTGTTCCGCGTCGACAACGGCAGACTGTCTGTTTACTCCTATCCGGCTGCCCTGAAAGGCTTTAGCGCTGATGTTGCCGGTAATGGTGCAAAGGCTGATAGCAAATGGCCTGGCATCAAGAACAAGGCACCAAAAGACCTGTAA
- a CDS encoding TetR/AcrR family transcriptional regulator, producing MARPYSFDPEAALDAAMHVFWRDGYDLASLSDLQKAMGIQRGSLYQEFGSKKLLFLKAFERYVTLFVDPGIAILSQSDCSGQERIRRFFDMAPADETRGCLLCCSAAGAAGTDKDIRQAVSVQLDRLRSAFEKALIEENTDPDDRRAEAARLTQLYIGKRVEARAI from the coding sequence ATGGCACGCCCGTATTCATTTGATCCAGAAGCTGCACTCGATGCTGCCATGCATGTATTCTGGCGGGACGGCTATGACCTGGCGAGCCTGTCTGACCTGCAGAAGGCCATGGGTATTCAGCGCGGGTCTTTATATCAGGAGTTCGGCTCGAAAAAGCTGCTCTTTCTCAAAGCGTTTGAGCGATATGTCACACTGTTTGTCGACCCGGGTATCGCCATACTGTCCCAGTCGGACTGTTCCGGACAAGAACGCATCAGACGGTTTTTTGACATGGCACCTGCAGATGAGACACGCGGCTGCTTGCTCTGTTGTTCAGCAGCCGGTGCGGCCGGAACTGATAAGGATATACGTCAGGCCGTATCAGTTCAGCTGGACCGTTTAAGATCCGCCTTCGAGAAAGCACTGATCGAAGAAAACACGGATCCCGATGACCGTCGAGCCGAAGCCGCACGTCTCACACAATTATATATCGGCAAGCGCGTTGAAGCCCGGGCAATATAG
- a CDS encoding gamma-glutamylcyclotransferase, with product MDTHSNLPLFFFGTMKDPDIFEIVVGQPLDSFARTEAVYPGHAVLREKQEAYPVLAERDGANAPGLLVSGLNETEVDRIQFFESIEYDLLPICVDCNGAEQGARCFIATELLACEERAWQIENWHTTDKDRALIEAVLLMDLYGRIPREEVEDHWPAIVEEANRQINARKSASFA from the coding sequence TTGGATACACACAGCAATCTGCCCCTGTTCTTCTTTGGCACCATGAAAGACCCCGACATCTTCGAGATTGTTGTCGGTCAACCGCTGGACAGTTTCGCCAGGACAGAAGCCGTCTATCCAGGCCATGCGGTGTTGCGGGAGAAGCAGGAGGCATATCCTGTTCTCGCAGAACGGGATGGTGCCAACGCACCCGGGCTGCTGGTTTCAGGCCTCAATGAAACAGAAGTGGACCGCATCCAGTTCTTCGAGAGCATTGAGTATGACCTGCTGCCCATCTGTGTTGACTGCAATGGTGCGGAACAGGGCGCACGCTGCTTTATCGCCACCGAACTTCTGGCTTGCGAGGAACGGGCCTGGCAGATCGAAAACTGGCACACCACAGACAAGGACAGAGCTCTGATTGAAGCGGTTCTTTTGATGGATCTTTATGGTCGCATCCCCCGCGAGGAGGTTGAAGATCATTGGCCTGCTATTGTTGAAGAAGCAAATCGGCAAATAAACGCCAGAAAGAGCGCATCTTTCGCTTGA
- a CDS encoding 50S ribosomal protein L21 produces the protein MFAVIKTGGKQYNVAENDELKIEKIEGNVGDTVTFDQVLLVGGEGAPVIGAPVVEGASVAAEIVNQGRGRKIIIFKKRRRQNSRRRNGHRQYLTTVKITEILTDGKKTSAKKAAPKKEAKAEAPADAAAPLFTAPEGDKDDLKKISGVGPVLEGKLNALGITKFEQIVNFSADDIAKVDEVLNFKGRIERDDWIAQAKELAGK, from the coding sequence ATGTTCGCAGTCATCAAAACCGGCGGCAAGCAGTACAATGTCGCTGAGAATGATGAATTGAAGATCGAGAAGATCGAAGGCAATGTCGGCGATACCGTCACATTCGACCAGGTTCTTCTCGTTGGTGGTGAAGGTGCTCCGGTTATCGGCGCTCCGGTTGTTGAAGGCGCAAGCGTTGCTGCCGAAATCGTCAACCAGGGTCGCGGCCGCAAGATCATCATCTTCAAAAAGCGCCGTCGGCAGAATTCACGTCGCCGCAACGGCCACCGCCAGTACCTGACCACAGTCAAGATCACCGAGATCCTGACCGATGGTAAGAAAACGAGCGCCAAGAAAGCCGCTCCGAAGAAAGAAGCAAAAGCAGAAGCTCCGGCCGACGCTGCCGCTCCGCTCTTCACCGCTCCGGAAGGTGACAAGGATGATCTGAAAAAGATCTCTGGCGTCGGCCCGGTTCTGGAAGGCAAACTGAACGCTCTCGGCATCACGAAGTTCGAACAGATCGTCAACTTCTCTGCCGATGATATCGCTAAGGTCGATGAAGTTCTGAACTTCAAAGGTCGTATTGAACGTGATGACTGGATCGCCCAGGCCAAAGAACTGGCCGGCAAGTAA
- the rpmA gene encoding 50S ribosomal protein L27 — translation MAHKKAGGSSRNGRDSAGRRLGVKKFGGEQVVAGNIIVRQRGTKWHPGSNVGLGKDHTIFATTNGSVKFQTKANGRTYVSVMPVAEAAE, via the coding sequence ATGGCTCATAAAAAGGCAGGCGGCTCATCCCGTAACGGTCGCGATTCAGCAGGCCGCCGTCTCGGCGTGAAAAAGTTCGGCGGCGAGCAGGTCGTAGCCGGCAACATCATCGTGCGCCAGCGCGGCACGAAGTGGCACCCAGGCTCCAATGTAGGCCTTGGTAAGGATCACACCATTTTTGCTACCACAAATGGCTCCGTGAAATTCCAGACCAAAGCCAACGGCCGCACCTATGTGTCCGTAATGCCAGTAGCGGAAGCCGCAGAATAA
- a CDS encoding GNAT family N-acetyltransferase, which translates to MCGLDCEDLRTSVLDRNTDILVTARLVLARPTLEDVAAIAQLANNPRISKNLSRMPYPYRQEDAERWIKHHQDNPGEAAFCIRLKEDQTVIGAISVIRSEDGGTPELGYWLGEPYWDQGFGTEAAHAIIDHAFETTEMEALTICCRVSNVASRRVVEKCGFQYAGTGMIKSRFYTGMIPVDRFRLDRKIWQSLKAWGAQGAA; encoded by the coding sequence ATGTGTGGATTGGATTGTGAAGATTTGCGGACCTCTGTGCTTGATCGCAACACCGACATTCTCGTGACCGCCCGTCTCGTGCTGGCACGCCCGACCCTTGAGGACGTGGCCGCCATTGCACAACTGGCCAACAATCCGCGCATTTCCAAGAACCTCTCCCGTATGCCCTATCCTTATCGCCAGGAGGATGCGGAGCGATGGATAAAACATCATCAGGATAATCCCGGTGAGGCCGCGTTCTGTATCAGACTGAAGGAAGACCAGACAGTCATTGGTGCAATCAGCGTCATACGCAGTGAGGATGGCGGCACGCCGGAGCTGGGTTACTGGCTTGGCGAGCCCTACTGGGATCAGGGTTTTGGTACAGAAGCGGCACATGCCATCATCGACCATGCCTTCGAAACAACAGAAATGGAGGCCCTCACCATCTGCTGCCGTGTCTCGAATGTGGCCTCACGCCGGGTCGTGGAGAAATGCGGTTTCCAGTATGCGGGGACGGGCATGATCAAGTCGCGGTTTTATACCGGCATGATTCCGGTCGACCGGTTCCGCCTCGACAGGAAGATCTGGCAGTCCCTAAAGGCCTGGGGCGCGCAGGGTGCCGCGTGA
- the obgE gene encoding GTPase ObgE: MKFLDQAKVYIRSGDGGGGSVSFRREKYIEYGGPDGGDGGRGGDVWVECVQGLNTLIDYRYKQHFKAKTGMHGMGRNRNGAKGDDVVLKVPVGTQILTENEDVEIADMTEVGQRVCLAKGGNGGFGNAHFKSSVNQAPRRANPGLQGQDMWIWLRLKLIADAGLVGLPNAGKSTFLAATTAAKPKIADYPFTTLHPNLGVVRVDAREFVLADIPGLIEGAHEGVGIGDRFLGHVERCRVLLHLVDATEADVAEAYRVVRHELLEYGGGLEDKDEIIALTKTDAVEDEDLQEKRKAILDSTGRMPLLLSSATGSGVTEALRAIMSAIETDRQAEIEDNLPASDDGEWSPL; the protein is encoded by the coding sequence ATGAAATTTCTGGATCAGGCCAAGGTCTATATTCGCTCAGGTGATGGCGGTGGCGGCAGTGTCTCCTTCCGCCGTGAGAAATATATCGAGTATGGTGGTCCGGATGGCGGCGATGGCGGCCGCGGCGGCGATGTCTGGGTCGAATGCGTCCAGGGACTGAATACCCTTATCGATTATCGCTACAAGCAGCATTTCAAGGCCAAGACAGGCATGCACGGCATGGGCCGGAACCGCAATGGTGCCAAAGGCGATGATGTGGTGTTGAAAGTGCCCGTGGGCACCCAGATTCTCACAGAGAATGAGGACGTCGAAATCGCGGACATGACCGAAGTCGGACAGCGTGTCTGTCTCGCCAAGGGTGGCAATGGCGGCTTTGGCAATGCCCATTTCAAATCCTCGGTCAACCAGGCCCCGCGCCGTGCCAATCCCGGCCTCCAGGGCCAGGATATGTGGATCTGGCTGCGCCTGAAACTGATCGCGGATGCCGGTCTTGTTGGTCTCCCGAACGCGGGCAAATCCACCTTCCTCGCAGCAACGACCGCTGCCAAACCGAAGATCGCCGATTATCCCTTCACCACACTCCACCCTAATCTCGGTGTTGTCCGCGTGGATGCACGGGAATTCGTGCTGGCTGATATTCCCGGTCTCATCGAAGGAGCCCATGAAGGGGTTGGCATCGGCGACCGTTTCCTCGGCCATGTGGAGCGCTGCCGGGTCCTTTTGCATCTGGTTGATGCAACAGAAGCCGATGTGGCCGAAGCCTATCGCGTGGTTCGTCACGAGTTGCTGGAATATGGTGGAGGCCTTGAAGACAAGGACGAAATCATCGCCCTGACAAAGACGGATGCCGTTGAAGACGAAGACCTCCAGGAGAAGCGCAAGGCTATTCTGGACTCCACTGGCAGAATGCCGCTTCTTCTGTCATCCGCCACAGGGTCCGGCGTCACAGAAGCACTCCGGGCCATCATGTCAGCAATCGAGACTGACCGTCAGGCAGAGATTGAGGACAATCTCCCTGCATCAGATGACGGTGAATGGTCCCCCCTATGA
- the proB gene encoding glutamate 5-kinase, producing the protein MKTLSDYRRIVIKIGSALLVDRDSGRLRDAWLAALADDIEGLVRQGAQVLIVSSGAIALGRTVMQMPNRALRLDESQAAAAIGQIELGRAYSEILGRRDIKVGQVLLTLGDTEERRRYLNARSTIKTMLELGAVPIVNENDTVATSEIRYGDNDRLAARVATMMEADCLILLSDIDGMYTAPPNDNPDAEFIPVIDRITPEIEAMAGAAGSELSRGGMKTKVDAGKIATSAGTSMVIASGKRYHPVKAIQEGARCTWFIAHETPVNARKAWISGHIEKHGTITIDDGASRALKSGKSLLPAGIRKVEGAFSRGDAIGINDLNGQEIGLGLAAYDHDDARRIAGRNSREIEEILGYAGRAEMIHRDDLVLREM; encoded by the coding sequence ATGAAAACGCTGTCCGACTACCGCCGTATTGTCATCAAGATCGGCTCGGCACTGCTGGTGGACCGCGACAGCGGGCGTTTGCGTGACGCATGGCTGGCCGCTCTGGCAGATGACATTGAAGGGCTTGTCAGACAGGGCGCCCAGGTTCTGATTGTTTCATCCGGAGCTATCGCCCTTGGTCGCACAGTCATGCAGATGCCGAACCGCGCCTTGCGGCTGGATGAAAGCCAGGCTGCGGCAGCAATTGGCCAGATTGAGCTTGGACGGGCTTACTCGGAAATTCTCGGACGCCGCGACATAAAAGTTGGTCAGGTGCTCCTGACCCTTGGCGACACAGAGGAACGCCGCCGTTACCTCAACGCCCGCTCGACCATCAAGACCATGCTCGAACTGGGCGCAGTGCCGATTGTCAACGAGAATGACACGGTTGCCACCTCCGAAATCCGTTATGGAGACAATGATCGCCTGGCGGCCCGTGTTGCCACCATGATGGAAGCGGATTGCCTCATTCTGCTGTCAGATATTGATGGCATGTACACCGCTCCGCCAAACGACAATCCGGATGCGGAGTTCATTCCGGTTATCGACCGGATCACCCCCGAGATTGAAGCCATGGCTGGAGCAGCCGGATCGGAACTGTCACGCGGTGGTATGAAAACCAAGGTGGATGCGGGCAAGATTGCCACCAGCGCAGGCACCAGCATGGTCATTGCGTCGGGCAAGAGATACCATCCGGTAAAGGCCATTCAGGAGGGTGCGCGCTGCACCTGGTTTATCGCTCATGAGACCCCAGTCAATGCCCGCAAGGCATGGATTTCCGGCCATATCGAGAAACACGGAACCATCACAATTGACGATGGTGCCAGCCGCGCGCTCAAATCGGGCAAAAGTCTTCTTCCCGCCGGAATCCGAAAGGTGGAAGGGGCGTTTTCTCGGGGCGATGCCATTGGTATCAACGATCTGAACGGGCAGGAAATCGGGCTGGGCCTTGCCGCTTATGATCATGATGACGCCCGCCGGATTGCCGGTCGCAACAGCCGCGAGATAGAGGAAATTCTGGGATATGCAGGGCGCGCGGAGATGATTCATCGCGACGACCTCGTTCTCAGGGAAATGTAA